Proteins co-encoded in one Nicotiana sylvestris chromosome 7, ASM39365v2, whole genome shotgun sequence genomic window:
- the LOC104214890 gene encoding uncharacterized protein codes for MEDPKKLEEGFGNQKKHISEEEIDYSDNQRKKDTKIDSNQDLVSHENEQKTLDQPLKQEEEQPPLKQKSKRVATLDAFRGLTIVLMILVDDAGGAYARVDHSPWNGCTLADFVMPFFLFIVGVAIALALKRVPKISAAIKKVTLRTLKLLFWGIILQGGYSHAPYELAYGVDMKLIRWFGILQRIALVYFVVALIEILTTKLRPTTLNPGHFSIFTAYKWQWVGGFVTFVVYMTTTYGLYVPDWSFMVHLDDRSERYIVCRVKCGMRGHLGPACNAVGYVDRQVWGINHLYNQPVWARSKACTLSYPASGPFRDNAPSWCRAPFEPEGLLSTISAIMSGTIGIHYGHVLIHFKGHGERLKQWISMGLCLIIIAFILHFSDAIPLNKQLYSFSYVCFTAGVAGIVFSGFYILIDVWGQRTPFVWLEWIGMNAMLIFVLGAQGIFAGFINGWFLKNEDNNLVIWIQQHVFFDVWKSERVGTLLYVIFAEITFWAVVAGILHRLGIYWKL; via the exons ATGGAGGATCCTAAGAAGTTAGAAGAAGGATTTGGCAATCAAAAGAAACATATTAGTGAAGAAGAGATTGATTATAGTGATAATCAAAGGAAAAAAGATACTAAGATTGATAGTAATCAAGATTTGGTTAGCCATGAAAATGAGCAAAAAACATTGGACCAGCCATTGAAACAAGAGGAAGAACAACCTCCTCTTAAGCAGAAGAGTAAAAGGGTTGCAACATTGGATGCATTTCGAGGCCTCACCATAGTG TTGATGATATTGGTAGATGATGCCGGAGGAGCATACGCGCGTGTCGATCACTCGCCATGGAATGGATGCACATTGGCTGATTTTGTAATGCCATTCTTTCTTTTCATTGTTGGGGTTGCAATTGCTCTTGCCTTAAAG AGAGTTCCCAAGATTAGTGCTGCAATCAAAAAAGTAACACTAAGGACATTGAAGCTTCTCTTTTGGGGAATTATTCTACAAG GAGGATATTCCCATGCACCATATGAACTAGCTTATGGAGTGGATATGAAGTTAATCAGATGGTTTGGTATTCTACAG AGAATAGCCTTGGTTTACTTTGTAGTAGCTCTAATAGAGATCTTAACTACCAAGCTGAGGCCTACAACCTTAAACCCTGGTCATTTCTCTATTTTCACTGCCTATAAATGGCAATG GGTTGGAGGATTCGTTACATTTGTCGTTTACATGACAACAACATATGGTCTTTATGTTCCCGACTGGAGCTTTATGGTGCACCTTGATGATAGATCTGAAAGATACATTGTATGCAGA GTAAAATGTGGGATGAGAGGGCATTTAGGACCTGCGTGTAATGCAGTAGGTTATGTGGATCGACAAGTCTGGGGTATCAATCATCTCTATAATCAACCTGTTTGGGCGCGATCGAAG GCATGCACATTGAGTTATCCAGCTTCAGGTCCATTTCGCGACAATGCTCCTAGTTGGTGTCGCGCTCCATTTGAACCTGAAGGTTTGCTAAG tACAATTTCAGCTATCATGTCTGGTACCATTGGCATCCATTATGGACATGTCTTGATTCATTTCAAG GGTCATGGTGAGAGGCTAAAGCAATGGATTTCAATGGGGCTTTGTTTAATTATCATAGCCTTTATTCTTCATTTCTCAGATG CAATTCCTCTTAATAAGCAACTATACAGCTTTAGCTATGTTTGTTTCACTGCTGGTGTAGCTGGAATTGTATTCTCTGGATTCTATATACTG ATTGATGTTTGGGGACAGCGAACGCCATTCGTGTGGCTAGAATGGATTGGAATGAATGCAATGCTGATATTTGTATTAGGAGCACAAGGCATATTTGCTGGATTCATAAATGGATGGTTTCTCAAGAATGAAGATAACAACCTT GTTATTTGGATTCAACAACATGTATTTTTTGACGTGTGGAAGTCAGAAAGAGTAGGAACTTTATTATATGTGATATTTGCTGAGATAACATTCTGGGCAGTGGTTGCTGGGATATTACACAGACTTGGTATCTATTGGAAACTATAA
- the LOC104214888 gene encoding ACT domain-containing protein ACR10, producing the protein MGILYDDVVLVNHSEREGDPSVITVNCPDKTGLGSDLCRIILFFGLSIVRVDVSTDGIWCYIVFWVVGTPKTRWSLLKKRLMGVCPSCSSASGMSYYCAELQSPRPPDVFLLTFCCYDRRGLLHDVTAVLCDLELTIKKVKVSTTPDGKVMDLFFITDTRELLHTKKRQEDTYDQLKSVLGDAMISCDIEMVGSEITGCSQGPSFLPQEIAEDMFSFEILNEHQSRSLACNKASIAVDNLLSPGHTLVQIVCQDHKGLLYDIMRTLKDYNIQISYGRFTSKTKTECELDLFIMQADGKKIVDPSKLNALCSRLQMELCRPLRVALMNRGPDTELLVANPVELSGKGRPIVFYDITLALKMLNIGIFSAEIGRYVIGDREWEIYRILLDEGNGSGPSRNKIEEAVWKMLMGWE; encoded by the exons ATGGGAATATTGTATGATGATGTGGTGCTTGTGAATCACTCAGAAAGAGAAGGAGACCCAAGTGTGATTACTGTTAATTGTCCAGATAAAACTGGATTAGGCTCTGATCTTTGTCGTATCATTCTCTTCTTTGGTCTCTCTATTGTCAGAGTTG ATGTATCAACCGACGGGATATGGTGCTACATAGTGTTTTGGGTGGTGGGAACACCAAAGACAAGGTGGAGTTTGTTAAAGAAGAGATTGATGGGAGTTTGTCCATCTTGTTCATCTGCCTCCGGCATGTCATATTATTGCGCTGAGTTACAGTCGCCAAGGCCTCCTGATGTATTCCTCTTGACATTTTGTTGCTATGATCGAAGGGGTCTTTTACACG ATGTCACGGCAGTACTTTGTGATCTTGAGCTCACAATAAAGAAGGTGAAGGTATCCACTACACCGGATGGAAAAGTGATGGACCTGTTCTTCATCACCGACACAAG AGAACTTCTACATACAAAGAAGAGACAAGAAGACACATATGACCAGTTGAAGTCTGTTCTGGGTGACGCGATGATTAGTTGCGACATAGAAATGGTTGGATCCGAAATCACTGGTTGTTCTCAAGGGCCATCATTCCTTCCTCAAGAAATTGCCGAAGACATGTTTAGCTTCGAGATTCTTAATGAACACCAGAGTAGATCCCTTGCCTGCAATAAAGCGTCTATCGCCGTTGATAATTTGTTGAGCCCTGGTCATACTCTCGTCCAGATCGTTTGCCAAGATCACAAAGGTCTTCTGTATGACATAATGAGGACGCTGAAAGATTACAATATTCAG ATATCATATGGGCGGTTCACTTCGAAAACTAAAACAGAATGTGAGCTCGACTTGTTCATAATGCAAGCTGATGGCAAGAAAATAGTAGATCCCAGCAAACTGAATGCTTTGTGCTCACGTCTTCAAATGGAACTATGTCGTCCTCTTAGAGTGGCATTGATGAACCGAGGTCCTGACACAGAATTACTGGTTGCAAACCCTGTAGAGTTATCCGGAAAGGGTCGGCCGATCGTCTTTTATGACATTACACTTGCTCTCAAGATGCTCAATATTGGTATCTTTTCG GCTGAGATAGGGAGATACGTGATCGGTGATCGCGAATGGGAAATTTACCGAATCTTATTGGATGAAGGAAATGGCTCGGGTCCCTCGAGGAACAAGATTGAGGAAGCCGTTTGGAAGATGTTGATGGGGTGGGAGTAA